The following coding sequences lie in one Hyphobacterium sp. CCMP332 genomic window:
- the uvrA gene encoding excinuclease ABC subunit UvrA, with the protein MSDPMKYIRVQGAREHNLKDVSLEIPRDQLIVFTGLSGSGKSSLAFDTIYAEGQRRYVESLSAYARQFLELMSKPDVDSIEGLSPAISIEQKTTSKNPRSTVATVTEIYDYMRLLWARVGVPYSPATGLPIESQTVSQMVDRLMSLDEGTRLYLLAPAVRGRKGEYRKEFANWLKAGFQRVKVNGEFHSLEEPPVLDKKFKHDIDVVVDRVIIREGSEQRFAESLEAALKIADGIAIAEFADKAEGEDEPRRIIFSEKFACPESGFTIEEIEPRLFSFNNPFGACPACDGLGQSLKFDEHLVVPDRGKSLMDGAIAPWSRTTSRLYQQTLTALAEHFGASMVEPWRDLLEDFKQVVLYGTKEKIKFTYEDGLRTFETTKSFEGVVPNLERRWRETDSNWVRDDLARFQSAQPCETCGGKRLKPEALAVKIGKLDISEASHKSIRLAADWFDSVAENFTPRERAIAERILKEIRERLRFLVDVGLDYLTLDRASGTLSGGESQRIRLASQIGSGLTGVLYVLDEPSIGLHQRDNSRLLESLRGLRDLGNTVIVVEHDEEAILTADHVVDLGPFAGVHGGEIIASGKPEEIKANPKSLTGQYLSGVKEIAIPDTRRKPRKGRKIVVEGATGNNLKNVTAEFPLGIFVCVTGVSGGGKSTLTIETLYKAAARKLNKAQNVPAPYERIKGLEFLDKIIDIDQSPIGRTPRSNPATYTGAFTPIREWFAGLPESKARGYKPGRFSFNVKGGRCEACQGDGVVKIEMHFLPDVFVPCDVCHGARFNRETLEVTFKGKSIADVLDMTVEEGADFFKAVPAVRDKMETLKRVGLGYIKIGQPATQLSGGEAQRVKLSKELSKRATGKTLYILDEPTTGLHFEDVNKLLEVLHELVETGNSVLVIEHNLDVIKTADWLIDLGPEGGDGGGEIVAAGTPEQVASVEASWTGRYLKPMLERDIARKKDRKKSA; encoded by the coding sequence ATGTCCGATCCCATGAAGTATATCCGCGTTCAGGGCGCGCGCGAACACAATCTCAAGGATGTTTCGCTTGAGATTCCGCGCGACCAGCTGATTGTCTTCACTGGACTTTCCGGGTCTGGCAAATCCTCCCTCGCCTTCGATACCATCTATGCCGAAGGCCAGCGCAGATATGTGGAAAGCCTGTCTGCCTATGCGCGGCAATTCCTCGAATTGATGTCCAAGCCGGATGTGGATTCGATCGAGGGCCTGTCACCGGCCATTTCCATCGAGCAGAAGACAACGTCGAAAAACCCGCGCTCGACGGTCGCCACCGTCACCGAAATATACGACTATATGCGGCTCTTGTGGGCGCGGGTGGGCGTGCCCTACTCGCCCGCCACCGGCCTGCCGATTGAAAGTCAGACCGTCAGCCAGATGGTGGACCGGCTGATGTCGCTCGACGAGGGCACGAGACTCTATCTGCTGGCGCCTGCCGTCCGGGGCCGCAAGGGTGAGTACCGCAAGGAATTTGCGAACTGGCTGAAGGCGGGTTTCCAGCGCGTCAAGGTCAATGGCGAATTCCATTCGCTGGAAGAACCCCCGGTGCTGGACAAGAAATTCAAGCATGACATCGATGTGGTCGTGGACCGCGTCATCATCCGGGAGGGTTCGGAGCAGCGCTTTGCAGAATCGCTTGAAGCCGCTCTGAAGATCGCCGATGGCATTGCCATTGCGGAATTTGCCGACAAGGCCGAGGGCGAAGACGAACCGCGCCGCATCATTTTTTCCGAGAAATTCGCCTGTCCGGAATCCGGCTTTACCATCGAGGAAATCGAACCGCGTCTGTTTTCGTTCAACAATCCGTTCGGGGCCTGTCCGGCCTGCGACGGGCTGGGCCAGTCGCTGAAATTTGACGAGCATCTGGTCGTGCCGGATCGCGGCAAGAGCCTGATGGATGGGGCGATTGCGCCCTGGAGCCGGACCACGTCCCGGCTTTACCAGCAAACCCTCACCGCGCTGGCCGAGCATTTTGGCGCCTCCATGGTGGAGCCATGGCGCGACCTGCTGGAGGATTTCAAGCAGGTCGTACTCTACGGCACGAAGGAGAAGATCAAATTCACGTATGAGGATGGCTTGCGGACGTTCGAAACGACCAAGTCGTTTGAAGGCGTCGTCCCCAATCTGGAACGCCGCTGGCGCGAGACGGACTCCAACTGGGTCCGCGATGACCTGGCCCGCTTCCAGTCGGCTCAACCCTGTGAAACCTGCGGCGGCAAGCGCCTGAAGCCCGAAGCCCTCGCCGTCAAGATCGGCAAGCTCGACATTTCCGAAGCCAGCCACAAATCCATTCGCCTTGCGGCCGACTGGTTTGACTCCGTGGCCGAAAATTTCACGCCACGTGAAAGGGCGATTGCCGAACGCATCCTGAAGGAAATCCGCGAACGCTTGCGGTTTCTCGTCGATGTCGGCCTTGACTATCTCACCCTCGACCGGGCGTCCGGCACGCTGTCCGGCGGTGAAAGTCAGCGTATCCGCCTCGCCTCGCAAATCGGCTCAGGCCTGACTGGCGTGCTCTATGTTCTGGATGAACCGTCCATCGGCCTGCACCAGCGTGACAATTCCCGGCTTCTGGAATCGCTGCGCGGCCTGCGCGATCTCGGCAATACGGTGATTGTCGTCGAACATGACGAGGAAGCCATTCTGACCGCCGATCACGTGGTCGATCTCGGACCGTTCGCCGGCGTTCATGGCGGCGAAATCATTGCCTCGGGCAAGCCTGAAGAGATCAAGGCCAACCCCAAAAGCCTCACCGGACAATACTTGTCCGGGGTGAAGGAAATCGCCATCCCCGACACGCGCCGCAAGCCCAGGAAGGGCCGCAAGATCGTGGTTGAAGGCGCGACCGGCAATAATCTGAAAAACGTCACCGCCGAATTTCCGCTGGGGATATTCGTCTGCGTGACCGGCGTATCCGGCGGCGGCAAGTCCACCCTGACCATCGAGACACTCTACAAGGCCGCAGCCCGCAAGCTGAACAAGGCCCAGAATGTTCCGGCCCCGTATGAACGGATCAAGGGGCTCGAATTTCTCGACAAGATCATTGATATCGACCAGTCGCCGATTGGCCGCACGCCGCGCTCCAATCCGGCCACTTATACCGGGGCTTTCACCCCGATCCGCGAATGGTTTGCCGGCCTGCCGGAATCCAAGGCGCGGGGTTACAAACCCGGACGCTTTTCCTTCAATGTGAAGGGTGGCCGCTGTGAAGCCTGTCAGGGCGACGGGGTCGTGAAGATCGAGATGCACTTCCTGCCGGACGTCTTCGTGCCTTGCGATGTCTGCCACGGCGCACGTTTCAACCGCGAAACGCTGGAAGTCACCTTCAAGGGCAAGTCCATTGCCGATGTGCTGGATATGACGGTTGAGGAAGGCGCAGACTTCTTCAAGGCCGTGCCCGCCGTGCGCGACAAGATGGAGACACTCAAGCGCGTGGGGCTTGGCTATATCAAGATCGGCCAGCCCGCCACCCAGCTGTCCGGCGGCGAGGCGCAGCGTGTGAAATTGTCGAAGGAGCTGTCAAAACGCGCCACCGGCAAGACGCTCTACATCCTCGACGAGCCCACCACGGGTCTTCATTTCGAGGACGTCAACAAACTCCTCGAAGTCCTTCACGAACTGGTGGAGACCGGAAACTCGGTTCTGGTCATCGAGCACAATCTCGACGTCATCAAGACCGCCGACTGGCTGATTGATCTGGGGCCGGAAGGCGGCGATGGCGGCGGCGAAATCGTTGCCGCCGGCACGCCGGAACAGGTCGCCAGCGTCGAGGCCAGCTGGACCGGGCGGTATCTCAAACCGATGCTGGAACGCGATATCGCACGCAAGAAAGACCGCAAGAAGAGCGCCTGA
- a CDS encoding energy transducer TonB, protein MRFLIGFMTSVILASAALAQGLPQDVADAYRGYEAAVDAENWADAAYHSERAWRAAETGDVDAATTTLLAANYGEVALIVGNNAGAAEAYERAAEIMGRRHEDVETRANYLRMAAQAYYLAQDFARAHRLSEDATNGYERLPQGETRAAGLYQSNLLSAFSVMNEGDSIRAGRFAREAMEALSEIGPVANNDTASLTFLAGLAETFRNNAEEAGYYFSLSGYINETIGSEGRTAEIANAWASYARGNIPARDRPDLIRRLQESGYEPAGCGTALLSCSAEADGQGVVSRFGPDAVIEGGTPLRRSPPEYPEDAERAGVEGIALVMFDVETDGSVSNGEVLYAVPHPVFGEAALEALERWEYSPMLVDGVPTRRENIYTQFAFELSN, encoded by the coding sequence ATGCGGTTTCTGATCGGATTTATGACCAGTGTGATCCTGGCGTCTGCGGCTCTCGCTCAAGGCTTGCCGCAAGACGTCGCTGACGCTTATCGAGGTTATGAGGCCGCTGTGGATGCGGAAAACTGGGCGGATGCGGCCTATCATTCCGAGCGCGCCTGGCGCGCAGCAGAAACGGGTGATGTTGACGCCGCGACCACAACGCTTCTGGCCGCCAATTACGGCGAGGTCGCGCTGATTGTGGGCAATAATGCCGGCGCGGCAGAAGCGTATGAGCGCGCGGCGGAGATAATGGGCCGCCGTCATGAGGATGTAGAAACACGCGCCAATTACCTCCGGATGGCCGCACAAGCTTATTATTTGGCTCAGGATTTTGCGAGAGCGCATCGCCTTTCGGAGGATGCAACCAATGGATATGAACGATTGCCTCAGGGCGAAACGCGCGCAGCGGGACTTTATCAAAGTAATTTGCTGTCAGCCTTCTCTGTCATGAATGAGGGCGATTCAATTCGGGCCGGACGATTTGCCCGCGAAGCGATGGAGGCATTGTCCGAGATCGGACCGGTGGCCAATAATGATACGGCCAGCCTGACGTTTCTCGCCGGCCTTGCGGAGACCTTCAGGAATAATGCCGAGGAAGCGGGCTATTACTTTTCACTGTCCGGCTACATCAATGAAACCATTGGCAGCGAGGGGCGAACGGCAGAAATTGCCAATGCTTGGGCAAGCTATGCGCGCGGCAATATTCCGGCGCGAGACCGGCCTGATCTGATCCGGCGTTTGCAGGAAAGCGGTTATGAGCCAGCTGGATGTGGCACGGCGTTGCTTAGTTGCTCCGCGGAAGCTGATGGACAAGGGGTAGTCAGCCGATTTGGGCCAGATGCTGTTATTGAAGGGGGCACACCGCTTCGCCGATCTCCACCTGAGTATCCGGAAGATGCCGAAAGGGCAGGCGTTGAGGGGATTGCGCTTGTGATGTTTGATGTTGAAACCGATGGAAGCGTTTCGAACGGAGAGGTTCTTTACGCTGTGCCGCATCCCGTATTCGGCGAAGCTGCATTGGAGGCGCTGGAGCGTTGGGAATATTCGCCGATGTTGGTCGACGGTGTGCCGACACGACGCGAGAACATTTATACACAATTTGCATTTGAGTTAAGTAATTGA
- the trmFO gene encoding methylenetetrahydrofolate--tRNA-(uracil(54)-C(5))-methyltransferase (FADH(2)-oxidizing) TrmFO, which produces MTHPVHIIGGGMAGSEATWQLVNAGIPVILHEMRPVKKTEAHQTDGLAELVCSNSFRSDDAQNNAVGLLHEEMRRANSLIMAIGDKVQVPAGGAMAVDRDAFSQAVTKTLNEHPLVTIERGEVDGLPPEDWDSVIVATGPLTSPALAKAVLDYTDEDSLAFFDAIAPIIQRDSINMDIAWMQSRYDKGETEADRAAYINCPMDKDQYDGFIQALLDGPKTEFKDWEKDTPYFEACLPIEVMAERGPETLRHGPMKPRGLTNAHNPDVKPYAVVQLRQDNQLGTLFNMVGFQTKLKYGAQSDIFRSIPGLEVAKFARLGGIHRNTFLNSPRLLDAQLRLKARPALRFAGQVIGVEGYVESAAMGLMAGRFAAAQRLGQTLPPPPETTAFGALIRHVTGGHMSGPKASFQPMNVNFGLFPDIDIPLKTEDGKRIRGKDKSVARKRAMSARALTDIDNWLQAQPKP; this is translated from the coding sequence ATGACACATCCAGTACACATTATCGGCGGCGGCATGGCCGGTTCGGAAGCCACCTGGCAGCTGGTCAATGCGGGCATTCCCGTCATCCTGCACGAGATGCGCCCGGTCAAAAAAACCGAAGCGCACCAGACCGATGGCCTGGCCGAGCTCGTTTGCTCCAACTCCTTCCGCTCCGACGATGCGCAGAACAATGCCGTCGGCCTGCTGCATGAGGAAATGCGGCGCGCCAACAGCCTGATCATGGCCATTGGCGACAAGGTGCAGGTGCCTGCCGGTGGTGCGATGGCGGTGGATCGCGACGCTTTTTCTCAAGCCGTCACCAAAACCCTGAACGAACACCCGCTGGTCACCATAGAACGTGGCGAGGTTGATGGCCTTCCGCCGGAAGACTGGGACAGTGTGATTGTCGCCACCGGGCCGCTCACCTCGCCGGCGCTGGCCAAGGCGGTTCTGGACTATACGGACGAGGACTCGCTGGCCTTTTTTGATGCCATTGCGCCGATCATCCAGCGCGACAGCATCAATATGGACATTGCCTGGATGCAGTCGCGCTATGACAAGGGCGAGACCGAGGCCGACCGCGCCGCCTATATCAATTGCCCGATGGACAAGGACCAGTATGACGGCTTCATTCAGGCTCTGCTGGACGGCCCCAAGACCGAATTCAAGGACTGGGAAAAGGACACGCCCTATTTCGAGGCCTGCCTGCCGATCGAAGTGATGGCGGAGCGCGGACCTGAAACCCTGCGCCATGGCCCGATGAAGCCGCGCGGCCTGACCAATGCGCATAATCCGGATGTGAAGCCCTATGCCGTGGTTCAGCTGCGCCAGGACAATCAGCTGGGCACGCTGTTCAACATGGTCGGGTTCCAGACCAAGCTGAAATACGGCGCGCAGAGCGATATTTTCCGCTCCATCCCCGGTCTGGAAGTTGCGAAATTCGCCCGCCTCGGCGGCATTCACCGCAATACCTTCCTGAACTCGCCCAGACTTCTGGATGCGCAATTGCGGCTGAAGGCGCGCCCGGCCCTGCGCTTTGCCGGACAGGTCATCGGCGTGGAAGGTTATGTCGAAAGTGCCGCCATGGGCCTGATGGCCGGCCGCTTTGCTGCGGCCCAACGTCTGGGCCAAACTTTGCCACCCCCGCCGGAAACAACCGCCTTCGGGGCCTTGATCCGCCATGTCACCGGCGGTCACATGTCCGGCCCGAAAGCCAGCTTCCAGCCCATGAATGTCAATTTCGGCCTCTTCCCCGATATAGATATCCCGCTGAAGACAGAGGACGGAAAGCGCATTCGCGGCAAGGACAAGTCCGTCGCCCGCAAGCGCGCGATGAGCGCGCGCGCCCTGACCGATATCGACAACTGGTTGCAGGCACAGCCGAAGCCCTAG
- a CDS encoding squalene/phytoene synthase family protein encodes MTNAARYPGSVPDRALAALFAPAGVRRALTDLYAWAEEIESIPFKAREPAIQAMRFAWHREAVADLFSTPRKVRRHTAYEGLASLLDGDIDIDAGELARIIDAVEDGTLPEGLTDEAALRSIMDRRWGTLMQIAVRICGGGVENPLTDASARATGLAQWCREFAFRAGNKMPLIPETALTAAQFNIHRLASGREPELAHSVFSGVTGLLEAELAELDAGGKCPPNLFPALAPARLARATLKTARSASDLYRTDFHRPQIARQFDLLKASMTGRL; translated from the coding sequence ATGACGAACGCAGCGAGATATCCCGGCAGTGTCCCGGACCGCGCTTTGGCAGCGCTGTTTGCGCCAGCCGGCGTTCGCCGGGCGTTGACGGATCTTTATGCCTGGGCAGAGGAGATCGAATCCATTCCGTTCAAGGCGCGCGAGCCGGCCATTCAGGCGATGCGCTTTGCCTGGCATAGAGAGGCGGTTGCCGACCTGTTTTCGACACCGCGCAAAGTCCGCCGCCACACGGCCTATGAAGGGCTGGCGAGTTTACTGGACGGGGATATCGATATCGATGCCGGTGAACTGGCCCGTATTATCGACGCCGTTGAAGACGGCACACTGCCGGAGGGTTTGACGGACGAAGCCGCTTTACGCTCGATCATGGACCGGCGCTGGGGCACGTTGATGCAGATCGCTGTCCGGATCTGCGGCGGCGGTGTGGAAAATCCATTGACGGATGCATCAGCGCGGGCAACGGGGCTGGCGCAATGGTGCCGGGAATTTGCGTTCCGGGCCGGCAACAAGATGCCGCTCATCCCGGAGACCGCGTTGACAGCCGCGCAGTTCAACATCCATCGCCTCGCCAGCGGGCGCGAACCCGAATTGGCGCATTCCGTCTTTTCCGGCGTGACTGGCCTCCTGGAGGCCGAACTGGCAGAACTCGACGCGGGCGGCAAATGTCCGCCGAATCTGTTTCCGGCGCTGGCGCCTGCAAGGCTGGCCCGCGCCACGTTGAAAACCGCCCGGTCAGCGAGCGATCTCTATCGGACCGATTTTCACCGCCCGCAAATCGCCCGCCAGTTCGACCTGCTCAAGGCTTCGATGACGGGACGCCTCTAG
- a CDS encoding superoxide dismutase — protein sequence MAHTLPDLPYEQDALEPHISSETLGFHHGKHHAAYVSKMNAAIEGNDKADLSLEDLIRKAAADGDQGLFNNAAQTWNHTFYWNSMAPDGGGTPSGDLGERIERDFGSFDAFKKAFADAGATQFGSGWAWLVVKDGKLDVRKTLNAETPLTEDGVVPLLTMDVWEHAYYLDFQNRRPDYIDTFLDKLVNWEFAASNLKSSGQ from the coding sequence ATGGCCCACACCCTCCCCGACCTTCCTTACGAACAAGATGCGCTGGAGCCGCACATTTCATCCGAGACGCTCGGCTTTCACCATGGCAAACACCATGCCGCCTATGTCAGCAAGATGAATGCCGCGATCGAAGGCAACGACAAGGCGGACCTGTCACTTGAAGATCTGATCCGCAAAGCCGCCGCTGATGGCGATCAAGGCCTCTTCAACAATGCGGCGCAAACTTGGAACCACACTTTCTACTGGAACTCGATGGCACCCGATGGCGGCGGCACGCCGTCAGGCGATCTGGGTGAGCGCATCGAACGCGATTTCGGCTCGTTTGACGCCTTCAAAAAAGCGTTCGCAGATGCGGGCGCGACCCAGTTCGGCTCCGGCTGGGCCTGGCTGGTGGTCAAGGACGGCAAGCTGGACGTGCGCAAGACGCTGAACGCCGAAACCCCGCTCACCGAAGACGGCGTCGTGCCGCTTCTGACCATGGATGTCTGGGAACACGCCTATTATCTGGATTTCCAGAACCGCCGTCCCGATTACATCGACACCTTCCTCGACAAGCTGGTGAATTGGGAATTTGCCGCGTCCAACCTGAAATCGTCAGGCCAATAG
- a CDS encoding urate hydroxylase PuuD has protein sequence MASILTNLRTTIHISLALAVIFLVGYAFAYDSIGFGAAFWMAAARWSHVVAGVMWIGLLWYFNFVQIPTMPEIPDEMKPAIGKHIAPKALFWFRWGAAFTVLTGLIVIGLRQYSGSYGFHDVLAFGLLSDTYSAQYSFLGIGIWMALIMAFNVWFVIWPNQKIALGMVEAEADAKPKAARTAMLFSRTNTLLSLPMLVAMAGAQTLFG, from the coding sequence ATGGCTTCAATACTGACAAATCTGCGTACAACTATTCATATTTCGCTGGCACTGGCCGTGATTTTCCTGGTCGGCTACGCCTTCGCATACGACAGCATCGGTTTTGGTGCAGCCTTCTGGATGGCGGCAGCGCGCTGGAGCCATGTGGTGGCCGGCGTCATGTGGATTGGCCTGCTGTGGTATTTCAATTTCGTCCAGATCCCGACAATGCCGGAAATTCCGGACGAGATGAAACCGGCCATCGGCAAGCATATTGCGCCCAAAGCCCTGTTCTGGTTCCGCTGGGGTGCGGCGTTCACCGTGCTAACCGGATTGATCGTGATCGGCCTTCGCCAGTATTCCGGCTCATACGGATTTCATGACGTGCTGGCGTTCGGGCTGCTTTCTGACACCTATTCGGCTCAATACTCATTCCTGGGCATTGGCATCTGGATGGCGCTGATCATGGCCTTTAATGTCTGGTTCGTGATCTGGCCCAACCAGAAAATCGCGTTGGGGATGGTCGAGGCCGAGGCCGACGCCAAACCGAAAGCTGCGCGGACGGCCATGCTGTTCTCGCGGACCAATACGCTCTTGTCCCTGCCGATGCTGGTGGCAATGGCCGGCGCCCAGACCCTGTTTGGCTGA
- the secF gene encoding protein translocase subunit SecF: protein MSLALINYFPDATSIPFIKARFAAFGFSALMIVASIAAFLSMGLNFGIDFTGGVTLEVRTEEEIDASRIDEMRGVLNNLGLGAIELQGLSELTEGSECYGNHCALIRVQPQEGEGLEAEQAQQAANLAVQAALSELYPTIEYRSVQVLGPKVSGELVEAGIMSIVVALVLMLAYIWFRFEWQYSVGAVLALVHDVIITIGMFSVTQLEFNLSTIAAILTIVGYSMNDTVVVYDRIREKIRKFKKKDLDEVLNLAINKTLSRTILTSLTTLVALFSLWLLGGAALQGFAFAMIFGIVIGTYSSIFVAAPLLLVTKVKRDSAEA from the coding sequence ATGTCCCTCGCACTCATCAATTATTTCCCGGACGCAACGTCTATTCCCTTCATCAAGGCGCGCTTTGCGGCCTTCGGCTTTTCAGCCCTGATGATTGTGGCATCCATCGCGGCTTTCCTGTCGATGGGCCTTAATTTCGGTATTGATTTCACCGGCGGTGTGACGCTCGAAGTGCGTACTGAAGAAGAGATTGACGCCAGCCGCATTGATGAAATGCGCGGCGTGCTGAACAATCTCGGGCTCGGTGCCATCGAACTGCAGGGCCTCTCGGAATTGACCGAAGGTTCGGAATGCTACGGCAATCATTGCGCCTTGATCCGGGTGCAGCCGCAGGAAGGCGAAGGCCTGGAAGCCGAGCAGGCCCAGCAAGCCGCCAATCTGGCGGTGCAGGCCGCGCTGAGCGAGCTTTATCCGACGATTGAATATCGCTCCGTCCAGGTGCTGGGCCCGAAAGTCTCCGGCGAGCTGGTCGAGGCGGGCATCATGTCCATCGTCGTCGCTCTGGTGCTGATGCTGGCCTACATCTGGTTCCGGTTTGAATGGCAATATTCCGTCGGAGCCGTGCTGGCTCTGGTGCATGACGTGATCATCACGATCGGCATGTTCTCGGTGACGCAGCTCGAGTTCAACCTTTCCACTATCGCCGCCATTCTGACGATTGTGGGGTATTCGATGAATGATACCGTCGTCGTCTATGACCGGATCCGCGAAAAAATTCGCAAGTTCAAGAAAAAGGATCTGGACGAGGTTCTCAACCTGGCGATCAACAAGACGCTGTCGCGCACGATCCTCACATCCCTCACAACCCTTGTGGCCCTGTTCTCGCTCTGGCTACTGGGCGGTGCCGCCTTGCAGGGCTTTGCCTTCGCGATGATCTTCGGCATCGTGATCGGGACGTATTCGTCGATTTTCGTGGCGGCCCCGTTGCTATTGGTGACAAAGGTCAAGCGCGATAGCGCTGAAGCCTGA
- the secD gene encoding protein translocase subunit SecD, whose translation MLYFANWKIGLIAAVSLLGIWFALPNFSPVPGQTVNLGLDLQGGSHLVFEVDLPGVRSERLDGLSQEANVLFRQQPTIPTAANAVIGEEVVIRVARAEDMDEAYNRLQSLSRPIGDGSMGLTGAASRTVAFSRDNAERTIRMSLTDAALVDIRDRTIAQSIEVIRRRIDASGTTEPTIARQGDERILVQVPGESNPQRIIELVGTTARMTFHLVRADVPVGADGQGRTPPGVMILQQDNLSEPYIAVERRAMVSGENLTYAGSTFQEGRPVVEFRFDTTGAAAFGRVTAQNVGRRFAVVLDDVVISSPVILGPILGGSGVIQGNFTFESAYDLAVLLQAGALPAELTVVEQRSVGPGLGQDSIDSGTIAVVIGFIGVMVFMLVAYSLFGVFSNLALLLNVTLILGALSGLQATLTLPGIAGIILTIGMAVDANVLIYERIREESRNGRSPANAIEKGYSEALSAILDANITTLIAAGVLYMLGAGPVRGFAVTLGIGIITSVFTAFVFSRLLIAMWVKGLKPKKLPI comes from the coding sequence ATGCTCTATTTCGCCAATTGGAAAATCGGGCTGATTGCGGCTGTTTCCTTGCTGGGCATCTGGTTTGCCCTGCCGAATTTCTCACCGGTGCCAGGACAGACCGTCAATCTCGGTCTTGATCTTCAAGGCGGCTCGCACCTGGTTTTCGAGGTCGATCTTCCGGGCGTCCGCTCTGAACGTCTGGATGGATTGTCGCAGGAAGCCAATGTGCTTTTCCGGCAGCAACCGACCATTCCGACGGCCGCCAATGCGGTGATCGGCGAGGAAGTCGTCATCCGCGTCGCCCGTGCCGAAGATATGGACGAGGCCTATAACCGGCTTCAAAGCCTGTCCCGGCCGATTGGCGATGGCAGCATGGGCCTGACGGGTGCGGCGTCGCGAACCGTGGCGTTCAGCCGCGATAATGCGGAACGCACGATTCGCATGTCGCTGACCGATGCGGCTCTCGTCGACATTCGCGACCGTACGATTGCCCAGTCCATCGAAGTAATCCGCCGCCGGATTGATGCCTCCGGCACAACCGAACCGACCATTGCCCGTCAGGGGGATGAGCGCATTCTGGTTCAGGTGCCGGGCGAGAGCAATCCGCAACGCATTATCGAGCTCGTCGGCACGACAGCGCGCATGACCTTTCACCTGGTCCGCGCCGATGTGCCCGTGGGCGCTGATGGTCAGGGCCGGACGCCTCCCGGGGTGATGATCCTCCAGCAGGATAACTTGTCCGAACCATATATTGCCGTTGAGCGCCGGGCGATGGTGTCGGGTGAAAACCTGACCTATGCCGGATCGACGTTCCAGGAAGGCCGCCCGGTCGTTGAATTCCGGTTTGACACCACTGGCGCGGCGGCATTCGGGCGTGTCACGGCGCAGAATGTCGGTCGCCGCTTTGCCGTTGTGCTGGATGATGTGGTGATTTCATCGCCGGTGATTCTGGGACCGATTCTGGGTGGCTCTGGTGTGATCCAGGGTAATTTTACCTTCGAGAGTGCCTATGACCTCGCCGTGCTGCTGCAGGCGGGCGCTTTGCCGGCCGAACTCACGGTGGTGGAACAGCGCTCGGTTGGTCCGGGTCTCGGGCAGGACTCGATTGATTCCGGCACCATCGCCGTCGTGATCGGTTTCATTGGCGTGATGGTTTTCATGTTGGTGGCCTATTCGCTGTTCGGTGTGTTTTCCAATCTCGCCCTGTTGCTCAATGTGACGCTCATACTGGGCGCGCTCTCCGGTTTGCAGGCGACGCTCACTTTGCCAGGGATTGCGGGCATCATTCTGACGATCGGCATGGCGGTGGATGCAAATGTGCTGATTTACGAGCGCATACGCGAAGAATCGCGAAACGGACGATCTCCGGCCAATGCGATCGAGAAGGGGTATTCCGAAGCGCTGTCGGCGATTCTTGATGCCAATATCACCACGCTGATCGCGGCGGGCGTGCTCTATATGCTCGGCGCTGGCCCTGTGCGCGGTTTTGCCGTGACACTCGGTATCGGCATCATCACCTCTGTTTTCACCGCTTTCGTCTTCTCCCGCTTGCTGATTGCGATGTGGGTGAAGGGGCTGAAGCCCAAGAAACTCCCGATTTAG
- the yajC gene encoding preprotein translocase subunit YajC, translating to MFDAISIASTAGASGGVAGAFIQFAPLLLIFVVFYFLLIRPQQQRMKAHREMVAALSKGDEVVTAGGIVGKVAKVDDAELQVEIATGVKVRVMRATVSEVRSRTQPKPANDTKSDKKPANKTISE from the coding sequence ATGTTCGACGCTATTTCCATCGCATCCACCGCAGGCGCATCCGGCGGGGTGGCAGGGGCCTTTATCCAGTTCGCACCGCTTCTGCTGATCTTCGTTGTCTTCTATTTCCTGCTGATCCGTCCGCAACAGCAACGGATGAAGGCGCATCGCGAGATGGTCGCGGCGCTGTCCAAGGGCGATGAAGTTGTTACTGCTGGCGGCATCGTCGGCAAGGTGGCCAAGGTCGATGACGCCGAGCTGCAAGTGGAAATCGCGACCGGCGTGAAGGTGCGTGTCATGCGCGCTACGGTCTCCGAAGTCCGCTCCCGCACCCAGCCGAAGCCGGCAAATGACACCAAGTCGGACAAAAAGCCGGCCAATAAAACCATTTCGGAGTAG